A window of Euwallacea similis isolate ESF13 chromosome 10, ESF131.1, whole genome shotgun sequence contains these coding sequences:
- the LOC136411259 gene encoding valine--tRNA ligase-like isoform X1, which translates to MYRLYRQCKLCSNRVAIFRNVSDKRRWLSTGNPQENIELAQAYKPQEVEQLPFDNDYFTPSSPSKEPPFSLILPPPNITGTLHLGHVLTVSIQDALVKWHKIHGRLTMWVPGLDHAGIATQVVVEKKLWKERGLTRDDLGREEFVKEVWKWKHEKSSSIIHQLKRLNVDLNWDKEVFTMDIDRSKAVTKAFVTLFDQGLIYQADYIVNWSCTLQSAVSDIEVEHIPVEGPTDLPVPGYEKAVKFGLLFKFAYKVEGSHDEELVVVTTRPETVLGDTAVAVNPKDPRYLHLIGKRVLHPFRGGSIPVISDDFVDPEFGSGVVKVTPAHDPIDFEVAKRHNLKSLSVINEKGCLSESNFKNIQRFEAREIILNQLGEMGLLRGSQPHKTTVPICSRSRDVIEFLVRPQWFLNCTKMAARAAADVREGRLIIEQKQFERVWFQWLDNIKDWCISRQLCWGHRIPAYFFPKHNHWEAAGSLEEAKAKASKRLNDNMECKQSEDVLDTWFSSALQPFSVFGWPQKTQELSTYYPLSLMETGHDILFFWVARMVMLGTQLTGCLPFHRVQLHGMICDSHGRKMSKSLGNVITPEEVIEGASLDQLKDTLKRSFESGLLPGKELKKAFEGQQKMFPQGIPECGADALRFTLLSHNSKNHIINFDVNECHTNKLFGNKVFQATKFALIWINKVCEVQGSEFDKRVTFEELTFIDRWILSRLTFMLKAIESAMEGGNYHLATAALKNFLYYEFCDIYLEAIKTNLKNHTRECSSRGHCQTLLSCLDQSLTVLFPFMPAMAQHLHKSLPQFSEKGFPKITDLRNEILELEIQDVMELITGIRRLKKIFNVTYKYFPEGLTLIVLKSSQLTVFFSVFLLPFNQDLAEKFSQIIKDLSKIHTLHILSSTCPKPEGTVEDSIGRNKIYLTVPEVLKKALEVDLDKIEVKRGKLVKELEKLNQHIFSEGYIEKASVETKENDKRKLTKITEKIARIDYMRKLTR; encoded by the exons ATGTACAGACTTTATAGACAATGTAAATTGTGCAGTAATAGAGTCGCAATTTTCCGCAATGTTTCGGATAAAAGAAGGTGGCTTTCAACTGGAAATCCTCAAGAAAATATCG AGCTAGCCCAAGCCTACAAACCCCAGGAAGTGGAGCAACTCCCCTTTGACAACGACTATTTTACCCCCTCATCGCCCTCAAAGGAGCCCCCTTTCAGTTTAATTCTCCCACCACCCAATATTACTGGCACTTTGCATTTGGGTCATGTCCTTACTGTCTCCATCCAGGATGCCTTAGTCAAATG GCATAAAATCCATGGGAGGCTGACTATGTGGGTGCCAGGTTTAGACCATGCAGGCATTGCCACTCAGGTGGTAGTGGAGAAAAAACTTTGGAAGGAAAGGGGACTCACTAGGGATGATTTAGGACGTGAAGAGTTCGTGAAGGAGGTGTGGAAATGGAAACATGAGAAATCATCTTCAATAA TTCACCAGTTGAAACGTCTCAATGTCGACTTAAATTGGGACAAAGAGGTTTTTACTATGGATATAGATCGCTCAAAAGCAGTTACTAAGGCTTTTGTCACTTTATTTGATCAGGGGCTCATTTATCAAGCAGACTATATAGTGAATTGGTCCTGTACTCTTCAGAGTGCAGTGTCTGATATTGAGGTGGAACACATACCTGTAGAGGGCCCCACTGACCTTCCAGTGCCTGGATATGAAAAAGCTGTGAAATTTgggcttttatttaaatttgcttaCAAAGTGGAGGGATCCCATGATg AGGAGCTGGTGGTGGTTACAACAAGGCCAGAGACTGTGTTAGGAGACACTGCAGTAGCTGTTAACCCCAAGGATCCCAGGTATTTGCACTTAATAGGGAAAAGAGTTTTGCACCCATTTAGAGGAGGCTCAATCCCAGTGATTTCAGATGATTTTGTTGATCCTGAATTTGGGAGTG GAGTTGTCAAAGTGACCCCAGCCCATGACCCTATCGATTTTGAAGTAGCAAAACgccataatttaaaatctctaTCTGTAATCAATGAAAAGGGCTGCTTGAGTGAAAGTAACTTCAAGAATATTCAGAGATTTGAGGCTAGGGAAATAATCCTTAACCAGCTAGGGGAAATGGGGTTGTTGAGAGGAAGTCAACCACACAAAACTACAGTGCCTATTTGCAGTCGAAGTAGGGATGTAATAGAGTTCTTAGTGAGGCCTCAATGGTTTCTCAATTGTACTAAAATGGCTGCTCGAGCTGCTGCAGATGTGCGAGAAGGGAGATTGATTATTGAGCAGAAACAGTTTGAGAGAGTGTGGTTTCAGTGGCTTGATAACATTAA AGATTGGTGTATTTCGCGCCAGCTTTGCTGGGGCCATAGGATCCCTGCCTATTTCTTCCCCAAGCATAACCATTGGGAGGCTGCAGGGAGTCTTGAAGAAGCAAAGGCAAAGGCTTCAAAGCGCTTGAATGATAACATGGAGTGCAAACAAAGTGAGGATGTCTTAGACACGTGGTTTTCTTCAGCGTTGCAGCCATTTTCTGTGTTTGGATGGCCGCAAAAG ACCCAGGAGCTTTCCACGTATTACCCACTGTCATTAATGGAAACAGGGCatgatattttattcttttgggTAGCTCGGATGGTAATGCTGGGTACTCAATTGACCGGCTGTTTACCCTTTCACCGAGTGCAGCTACACGGCATGATATGTGATTCTCATGGAAGGAAAATGAGTAAGAGTTTGGGCAATGTCATTACTCCCGAAGAAGTAATAGAGGGCGCTTCTTTGGACCAACTCAAAGATACCTTGAAGCGAAGCTTTGAAAGTGGCCTTTTACCAGGGAAAGAGTTGAAAAAAGCCTTTGAAGGGCAACAGAAAATGTTTCCTCAGGGGATTCCGGAGTGTGGAGCTGACGCCCTGAGATTCACCCTGTTATCACACAATTCTAAAAATCATATTATCAATTTTGACGTCAATGAGTGTCACACTAACAAATTATTTGGAAACAAAGTGTTTCAAGCCACCAAATTCGCCTTAATATGGATAAACAAAGTTTGTGAAGTTCAAGGAAGTGAGTTTGATAAAAGAGTCACATTTGAGGAGTTGACGTTTATTGACAGGTGGATACTGAGTCGTTTAACGTTTATGCTAAAGGCAATCGAGAGCGCCATGGAGGGGGGCAATTATCACCTGGCGACGGCTGCGTTAAAGAACTTCCTTTACTACGAATTTTGCGACATTTAtttg gagGCGattaaaacaaacttaaaaaaccACACAAGGGAATGTTCCTCAAGGGGGCATTGTCAGACTTTGCTGAGTTGCCTGGATCAAAGCTTGACTGTATTATTCCCCTTTATGCCTGCGATGGCGCAACATTTACACAAAAGTTTGCCCCAATTCTCAGAAAAAGGTTTCCCTAAG ATCACAGACTTGCGCAATGAGATCTTAGAACTTGAAATTCAGGATGTAATGGAGCTGATCACAGGTATTAGgagattgaaaaaaatattcaacgtCACTTACAAATACTTTCCAGAAGGTTTGACGTTAATAGTCTTGAAAAGTTCACAactaactgtttttttttcagttttcttgcTGCCCTTCAATCAAGACTTAGCGGAAAAATTCTCTCAAATAATCAAAGATTTATCCAAAATTCACACTTTACACATTTTGAGTAGCACTTGCCCGAAGCCTGAAGGTACAGTGGAGGATTCTATAGGGCGCAACAAAATCTATTTGACAGTCCCtgaagtgttaaaaaaagCGCTGGAAGTAGATCTGGATAAAATAGAAGTTAAAAGAGGGAAGCTTGTTAAGGAGCTAGAGAAGCTTAATCAACATATTTTCAGTGAGGGTTACATTGAAAAGGCTTCAGTTGAGACTAAAGAGAATGACAAAAGAAAG TTGACAAAAATTACAGAGAAGATCGCCAGGATTGATTATATGAGAAAGTTGACGAGATAA
- the LOC136411259 gene encoding valine--tRNA ligase-like isoform X2: protein MYRLYRQCKLCSNRVAIFRNVSDKRRWLSTGNPQENIELAQAYKPQEVEQLPFDNDYFTPSSPSKEPPFSLILPPPNITGTLHLGHVLTVSIQDALVKWHKIHGRLTMWVPGLDHAGIATQVVVEKKLWKERGLTRDDLGREEFVKEVWKWKHEKSSSIIHQLKRLNVDLNWDKEVFTMDIDRSKAVTKAFVTLFDQGLIYQADYIVNWSCTLQSAVSDIEVEHIPVEGPTDLPVPGYEKAVKFGLLFKFAYKVEGSHDEELVVVTTRPETVLGDTAVAVNPKDPRYLHLIGKRVLHPFRGGSIPVISDDFVDPEFGSGVVKVTPAHDPIDFEVAKRHNLKSLSVINEKGCLSESNFKNIQRFEAREIILNQLGEMGLLRGSQPHKTTVPICSRSRDVIEFLVRPQWFLNCTKMAARAAADVREGRLIIEQKQFERVWFQWLDNIKDWCISRQLCWGHRIPAYFFPKHNHWEAAGSLEEAKAKASKRLNDNMECKQSEDVLDTWFSSALQPFSVFGWPQKTQELSTYYPLSLMETGHDILFFWVARMVMLGTQLTGCLPFHRVQLHGMICDSHGRKMSKSLGNVITPEEVIEGASLDQLKDTLKRSFESGLLPGKELKKAFEGQQKMFPQGIPECGADALRFTLLSHNSKNHIINFDVNECHTNKLFGNKVFQATKFALIWINKVCEVQGSEFDKRVTFEELTFIDRWILSRLTFMLKAIESAMEGGNYHLATAALKNFLYYEFCDIYLEAIKTNLKNHTRECSSRGHCQTLLSCLDQSLTVLFPFMPAMAQHLHKSLPQFSEKGFPKITDLRNEILELEIQDVMELITGIRRLKKIFNVTYKYFPEVFLLPFNQDLAEKFSQIIKDLSKIHTLHILSSTCPKPEGTVEDSIGRNKIYLTVPEVLKKALEVDLDKIEVKRGKLVKELEKLNQHIFSEGYIEKASVETKENDKRKLTKITEKIARIDYMRKLTR from the exons ATGTACAGACTTTATAGACAATGTAAATTGTGCAGTAATAGAGTCGCAATTTTCCGCAATGTTTCGGATAAAAGAAGGTGGCTTTCAACTGGAAATCCTCAAGAAAATATCG AGCTAGCCCAAGCCTACAAACCCCAGGAAGTGGAGCAACTCCCCTTTGACAACGACTATTTTACCCCCTCATCGCCCTCAAAGGAGCCCCCTTTCAGTTTAATTCTCCCACCACCCAATATTACTGGCACTTTGCATTTGGGTCATGTCCTTACTGTCTCCATCCAGGATGCCTTAGTCAAATG GCATAAAATCCATGGGAGGCTGACTATGTGGGTGCCAGGTTTAGACCATGCAGGCATTGCCACTCAGGTGGTAGTGGAGAAAAAACTTTGGAAGGAAAGGGGACTCACTAGGGATGATTTAGGACGTGAAGAGTTCGTGAAGGAGGTGTGGAAATGGAAACATGAGAAATCATCTTCAATAA TTCACCAGTTGAAACGTCTCAATGTCGACTTAAATTGGGACAAAGAGGTTTTTACTATGGATATAGATCGCTCAAAAGCAGTTACTAAGGCTTTTGTCACTTTATTTGATCAGGGGCTCATTTATCAAGCAGACTATATAGTGAATTGGTCCTGTACTCTTCAGAGTGCAGTGTCTGATATTGAGGTGGAACACATACCTGTAGAGGGCCCCACTGACCTTCCAGTGCCTGGATATGAAAAAGCTGTGAAATTTgggcttttatttaaatttgcttaCAAAGTGGAGGGATCCCATGATg AGGAGCTGGTGGTGGTTACAACAAGGCCAGAGACTGTGTTAGGAGACACTGCAGTAGCTGTTAACCCCAAGGATCCCAGGTATTTGCACTTAATAGGGAAAAGAGTTTTGCACCCATTTAGAGGAGGCTCAATCCCAGTGATTTCAGATGATTTTGTTGATCCTGAATTTGGGAGTG GAGTTGTCAAAGTGACCCCAGCCCATGACCCTATCGATTTTGAAGTAGCAAAACgccataatttaaaatctctaTCTGTAATCAATGAAAAGGGCTGCTTGAGTGAAAGTAACTTCAAGAATATTCAGAGATTTGAGGCTAGGGAAATAATCCTTAACCAGCTAGGGGAAATGGGGTTGTTGAGAGGAAGTCAACCACACAAAACTACAGTGCCTATTTGCAGTCGAAGTAGGGATGTAATAGAGTTCTTAGTGAGGCCTCAATGGTTTCTCAATTGTACTAAAATGGCTGCTCGAGCTGCTGCAGATGTGCGAGAAGGGAGATTGATTATTGAGCAGAAACAGTTTGAGAGAGTGTGGTTTCAGTGGCTTGATAACATTAA AGATTGGTGTATTTCGCGCCAGCTTTGCTGGGGCCATAGGATCCCTGCCTATTTCTTCCCCAAGCATAACCATTGGGAGGCTGCAGGGAGTCTTGAAGAAGCAAAGGCAAAGGCTTCAAAGCGCTTGAATGATAACATGGAGTGCAAACAAAGTGAGGATGTCTTAGACACGTGGTTTTCTTCAGCGTTGCAGCCATTTTCTGTGTTTGGATGGCCGCAAAAG ACCCAGGAGCTTTCCACGTATTACCCACTGTCATTAATGGAAACAGGGCatgatattttattcttttgggTAGCTCGGATGGTAATGCTGGGTACTCAATTGACCGGCTGTTTACCCTTTCACCGAGTGCAGCTACACGGCATGATATGTGATTCTCATGGAAGGAAAATGAGTAAGAGTTTGGGCAATGTCATTACTCCCGAAGAAGTAATAGAGGGCGCTTCTTTGGACCAACTCAAAGATACCTTGAAGCGAAGCTTTGAAAGTGGCCTTTTACCAGGGAAAGAGTTGAAAAAAGCCTTTGAAGGGCAACAGAAAATGTTTCCTCAGGGGATTCCGGAGTGTGGAGCTGACGCCCTGAGATTCACCCTGTTATCACACAATTCTAAAAATCATATTATCAATTTTGACGTCAATGAGTGTCACACTAACAAATTATTTGGAAACAAAGTGTTTCAAGCCACCAAATTCGCCTTAATATGGATAAACAAAGTTTGTGAAGTTCAAGGAAGTGAGTTTGATAAAAGAGTCACATTTGAGGAGTTGACGTTTATTGACAGGTGGATACTGAGTCGTTTAACGTTTATGCTAAAGGCAATCGAGAGCGCCATGGAGGGGGGCAATTATCACCTGGCGACGGCTGCGTTAAAGAACTTCCTTTACTACGAATTTTGCGACATTTAtttg gagGCGattaaaacaaacttaaaaaaccACACAAGGGAATGTTCCTCAAGGGGGCATTGTCAGACTTTGCTGAGTTGCCTGGATCAAAGCTTGACTGTATTATTCCCCTTTATGCCTGCGATGGCGCAACATTTACACAAAAGTTTGCCCCAATTCTCAGAAAAAGGTTTCCCTAAG ATCACAGACTTGCGCAATGAGATCTTAGAACTTGAAATTCAGGATGTAATGGAGCTGATCACAGGTATTAGgagattgaaaaaaatattcaacgtCACTTACAAATACTTTCCAGAAG ttttcttgcTGCCCTTCAATCAAGACTTAGCGGAAAAATTCTCTCAAATAATCAAAGATTTATCCAAAATTCACACTTTACACATTTTGAGTAGCACTTGCCCGAAGCCTGAAGGTACAGTGGAGGATTCTATAGGGCGCAACAAAATCTATTTGACAGTCCCtgaagtgttaaaaaaagCGCTGGAAGTAGATCTGGATAAAATAGAAGTTAAAAGAGGGAAGCTTGTTAAGGAGCTAGAGAAGCTTAATCAACATATTTTCAGTGAGGGTTACATTGAAAAGGCTTCAGTTGAGACTAAAGAGAATGACAAAAGAAAG TTGACAAAAATTACAGAGAAGATCGCCAGGATTGATTATATGAGAAAGTTGACGAGATAA
- the LOC136411546 gene encoding LOW QUALITY PROTEIN: uncharacterized protein (The sequence of the model RefSeq protein was modified relative to this genomic sequence to represent the inferred CDS: substituted 2 bases at 2 genomic stop codons): MEPQPFTILEVENLQRLIDKNAGDDLIKDELIDDSDILFFSQYGHLQGTENDSNIQLLQGIDNSNGNFLLISIKLKALKXXIILAKSLELGNSSNAHPPKDVPLAVSQPKYKEQDGKSIRVFECGLCGKEFGHQYTLMRHLPTHTDERKFHCLTCGKSFRQMSTLSQHRTIHSSARPYVCQICNKNFNRVSTLISHTKTHTGLKPHRCHLCDKAFHQKGNLRNHIFTHTNERPYKCDVCGKGFNQMSNLMCHKTKIHQNQSDVVLRYLCKICGLEFGKRINLRQHEQYKHGLIVSTQRPMEVSIDTDSASKLDIDRDYANAIIVDPINTDAMKLALSTGNIPFSLLRPLSGIPVLVRVIPAGDKQMLVPATAEDLKKYGHISVKPKQRDVGENKENETNKGCVVQIKVPVVATVIQKCNSINGNVFTNVVSPGPGEILDEVGARISNLTGDSYVYSSSLIDDVPEIQNRITEGAEVSFGFDDKFDQVMGIINNEASKNLDISAMEFNFEIPQDAREVPAPRGVIFGAIGSQGERDES, encoded by the exons atggAACCGCAACCTTTCACGATCTTAGAAGTGGAGAACTTGCAGCGGCTGATCGATAAGAACGCAGGAGATGA CCTGATAAAGGATGAACTAATCGACGATTCAGACATCCTTTTTTTCTCGCAATACGGCCACTTGCAGGGTACAGAGAACGATTCCAACATACAGCTGCTACAGGGAATTGACAACAGCAACGGTAATTTCCTTCTAAtaagcataaaattaaaagcactgaaataataaataattttagctAAATCCTTGGAACTAGGTAACAGCTCTAATGCCCATCCACCGAAAGATGTCCCCTTAGCGGTGAGTCAGCCCAAATATAAGGAGCAGGATGGAAAGAGCATCCGAGTTTTTGAATGCGGTTTAT GTGGCAAAGAGTTCGGGCATCAGTATACTCTAATGAGGCATCTGCCCACCCATACTGACGAAAGGAAATTTCACTGCCTCACTTGCGGCAAAT CATTTAGGCAAATGTCAACTTTATCGCAACACCGCACCATCCACTCTTCAGCGCGACCCTACGTGTGCCAGATCTGCAACAAGAATTTCAACAGGGTGTCCACCCTTATTTCGCACACCAAAACTCATACAGGGCTAAAGCCGCATCGCTGTCATTTGTGCGATAAAGCATTCCATCAGAAGG GTAACTTGAGGAATCACATTTTTACACACACAAATGAGCGCCCTTATAAGTGTGACGTGTGCGGCAAAGGGTTCAATCAAATGTCGAATTTGATGTGCCATAAAACAAAA atCCATCAGAACCAAAGTGACGTAGTACTGCGCTACTTGTGCAAGATTTGCGGTTTGGAATTCGGAAAACGCATCAATCTCAGGCAGCATGAACAATACAAGCACGGTTTGATAGTTAGCACTCAACGCCCCATGGAAGTCTCCATTGATACTGATAGTGCGTCTAA ACTTGACATTGACAGGGATTACGCGAACGCGATCATAGTGGATCCGATCAATACCGATGCCATGAAACTCGCTCTTTCGACCGGCAACATTCCATTCTCGCTTCTTCGCCCTTTGTCGGGAATTCCCGTCCTCGTTCGAGTGATTCCGGCCGGCGATAAGCAAATGCTGGTCCCTGCCACTGCcgaagatttgaaaaaatacggGCACATCTCCGTAAAGCCGAAACAGCGAGATGTAGGAGAGAACAAAGAGAACGAGACCAATAAAGGATGCGTGGTGCAGATCAAGGTTCCAGTGGTGGCCACAGTGATCCAGAAATGCAACTCCATCAATGGGAACGTGTTCACTAATGTGGTCAGTCCCGGACCTGGGGAGATTTTAGACGAAGTAGGTGCCCGTATCAGCAACTTGACAGGTGATAGCTATGTTTATAGTTCATCGCTGATTGACGACGTTCCGGAGATTCAAAATAGAATAACAG aGGGTGCGGAGGTCAGTTTCGGGTTCGATGACAAGTTCGATCAGGTCATGGGGATCATCAATAACGAGGCTAGTAAAAATTTGGACA taAGTGCCATGGAGTTTAACTTTGAAATTCCCCAAGACGCGCGTGAAGTCCCGGCACCACGGGGCGTCATCTTCGGTGCTATTGGCTCTCAA GGGGAGAGAGATGAATCATAA
- the LOC136411712 gene encoding stress-associated endoplasmic reticulum protein 2: MAPKQRMRIANEKASKMVTMRGNVPKTSKQEKDSSPVGPWLLALFIFVVCGSAVFQMIQSIRMA, encoded by the exons ATGGCCCCTAAGCAAAGAATGCGCATTGCTAACGAGAAAGCCAGCAAAATGGTAACAATGCGGGGAAATGTACCCAAAACGTCG aaacaagaaaaagacAGTTCTCCGGTGGGTCCATGGCTTCTAGCGCTCTTCATCTTTGTTGTGTGTGGCTCCGCAGTCTTCCAAATGATCCAATCAATCCGAATGGCGTAA
- the LOC136411711 gene encoding uncharacterized protein isoform X1, protein MKSQFIEQVQILMETQHIKYTECLFGKPNNYMWLCSKKPHMVYWMSTSDEIKIRNCLSKITQEQEIKVLKLVLSFLDRNPNSSPTKVPEITLLYLNEVITSNIFRQTAEQSPKPFSRMESFRNSLRKLGGLSIKKSQLEVPCRDVHQRRSVTFNEVPTVYKVVIPRK, encoded by the exons ATGAAGTCCCAATTTATCGAGCAG GTTCAAATATTAATGGAGACTCAgcacatcaaatataccgagtgcCTCTTTGGTAAGCCCAACAACTACATGTGGCTCTGCAGTAAAAAACCTCATATGGTCTATTGGATGTCCACCAGCgatgaaattaaaatcagGAACTGCCTCAGTAAG ATAACTCAGGAACAGGAGATTAAGGTGCTCAAATTGGTGCTCTCGTTCTTGGACCGAAATCCCAATTCCAGCCCTACTAAAGTGCCGGAAATCACCCTGCTCTACTTAAACGAAGTGATAACCAGCAATATCTTCCGGCAAACTGCTGAGCAGTCCCCTAAGCCTTTTTCGAG AATGGAAAGTTTTCGCAATAGTCTAAGGAAACTGGGAGGGCTTAGCATCAAGAAATCCCAATTGGAGGTACCCTGCAGAGACGTTCATCAGAGAAGGTCTGTGACTTTTAATGAAGTCCCTACAGTTTACAAGGTTGTAattccaagaaaataa
- the LOC136411711 gene encoding uncharacterized protein isoform X2 → MKSQFIEQVQILMETQHIKYTECLFGKPNNYMWLCSKKPHMVYWMSTSDEIKIRNCLSKEQEIKVLKLVLSFLDRNPNSSPTKVPEITLLYLNEVITSNIFRQTAEQSPKPFSRMESFRNSLRKLGGLSIKKSQLEVPCRDVHQRRSVTFNEVPTVYKVVIPRK, encoded by the exons ATGAAGTCCCAATTTATCGAGCAG GTTCAAATATTAATGGAGACTCAgcacatcaaatataccgagtgcCTCTTTGGTAAGCCCAACAACTACATGTGGCTCTGCAGTAAAAAACCTCATATGGTCTATTGGATGTCCACCAGCgatgaaattaaaatcagGAACTGCCTCAGTAAG GAACAGGAGATTAAGGTGCTCAAATTGGTGCTCTCGTTCTTGGACCGAAATCCCAATTCCAGCCCTACTAAAGTGCCGGAAATCACCCTGCTCTACTTAAACGAAGTGATAACCAGCAATATCTTCCGGCAAACTGCTGAGCAGTCCCCTAAGCCTTTTTCGAG AATGGAAAGTTTTCGCAATAGTCTAAGGAAACTGGGAGGGCTTAGCATCAAGAAATCCCAATTGGAGGTACCCTGCAGAGACGTTCATCAGAGAAGGTCTGTGACTTTTAATGAAGTCCCTACAGTTTACAAGGTTGTAattccaagaaaataa
- the LOC136411261 gene encoding peptidylprolyl isomerase domain and WD repeat-containing protein 1, whose translation MSHLEEPQSNLSEKRPHESESEPELVGPMLSEAVQPKKRKVLPFENLYLDNLPSAESYERSYMHRDTVTHTLVTPTDFIITASCDGHIKFWKKCEGGIEFVKHFRSHLGPITKIAANCAGSLMCSASLDKALKIFDVINFDMINIFKLDYVPATVEWIHGSGDAVHTMAVSDQDSCKIYIYDGRGSVVPLKVLEKIHLKPVTIISYNPKYDVCISVDKSRILEYWSGMKSDFTFPKNVFFDSKLDTDLFEFVRNKTQPTSLTFSPDGKRFATISTDRRVKVFKFLTGKLSRVYDETLPRFTELQHKTQQLPNMEFGRRMAVERDLEKSEAFHLANVVFDYSGNFIMYATLLGIKLINLHSNKLVRIIGKNENLRMLNISLYQGSSKRSKAAVTLEMEASNNPTLEAIQPDPTLVCSAYKKARFYLFSRREPDDLIGEQDRDIFNEKPSKEDVMAATEDPAIQRLYEHAVLHTVFGDIHIKLFMKDCPKTVENFCIHSKNGYYNGHVFHRVIKGFMIQTGDPTGNGTGGESIWGGDFEDEIKPHLRHDRPYTVSMANAGPNTNGSQFFITLTPTPWLDNKHTIFGRVTKGMEVIQNISNVRTNPKTDKPYDEIRIISISVK comes from the exons ATGAGCCACCTAGAAGAGCCCCAATCGAACCTTTCCGAGAAGCGTCCTCATGAAAGCGAAAGCGAGCCTGAGTTGGTGGGGCCCATGCTTTCCGAAGCCGTCCAACCGAAAAAGCGTAAAGTCCTCCCCTTTGAAAACCTTTACTTGGACAATTTACCTTCAGCAGAGTCCTATGAACGCAGCTACATGCACAGAGACACCGTAACACACACCCTGGTAACCCCCactgattttattataacgGCTAGTTGCGACGGACACATCAAGTTCTGGAAAAAGTGTGAAGGGGGCATTGAGTTTGTGAAGCACTTTCGCAGCCATTTGGGACCCATTACGAAAATCGCGGCCAATTGCGCGGGCAGTCTCATGTGCTCTGCCAGTTTAGATAAGGCCTTGAAGATTTTTgatgtaattaattttgatatgaTCAATATATTTAAACTGGATTATGTGCCAGCCACTGTGGAATGGATACATGGGTCAGGAGATGCTGTACATACCATGGCTGTGAGCGATCAGGACAGCTGCAAGATTTACATTTATGATGGACGAGGgtctgtggttcctctgaaAGTTTTGGAGAAAATCCATTTAAAGCCTGTAACTATTATTTCATATAATCCTAAGTATGATGTGTGTATATCAGTGGACAAAAGCAGGATTTTAG AGTATTGGTCAGGCATGAAGAGTGATTTTACATTCCCAAAGAATGTTTTCTTTGATTCCAAACTGGACACAGACTTGTTTGAATTTGTCAGAAATAAAACGCAACCAACTTCACTGACATTCTCCCCAGATGGTAAAAGATTTGCTACAATTTCAACTGACAGGCGTGTTAAGGTTTTCAAGTTTTTGACTGGAAAGCTCAGTAGGGTGTATGATGAAACTCTCCCAAG GTTTACAGAGTTGCAGCACAAAACCCAGCAACTGCCCAATATGGAGTTTGGCAGACGCATGGCAGTGGAGAGAGACTTGGAGAAATCTGAGGCCTTTCACTTGGCCAATGTAGTCTTTGATTACAGTGGGAATTTTATCATGTATGCCACTCTATTAGGGATCAAGCTGATTAATTTGCACAGCAATAAATTGGTCAGGATTATTGGGAAAAATGAGAACCTTAGAATGCTCAATATCTCTCTCTATCAAg GTTCTTCTAAAAGATCTAAAGCTGCAGTTACATTAGAGATGGAAGCCTCCAACAACCCTACTTTAGAAGCTATTCAACCAGATCCCACTTTAGTGTGCTCCGCCTATAAAAAGGCtcgtttttatttgttcaGTAGACGTGAGCCTGATGACCTAATTGGGGAACAGGATAGAGACATCTTCAATGAAAAACCCTCAAAAGAGGATGTTATGGCCGCCACCGAAGACCCGGCCATTCAAAGACTTTACGAGCACGCGGTTCTTCATACAGTATTTGGAGACATTCATATTAAGCTTTTTATGAAAGACTGTCCCAAGACTGTGGAGAATTTTTGCATTCACAGCAAAAATGGCTACTACAATGGACATGTTTTCCATAg GGTAATCAAAGGTTTTATGATTCAAACTGGGGACCCCACTGGCAATGGAACTGGAGGAGAAAGTATATGGGGAGGGGACTTTGAGGATGAAATTAAGCCACACTTGAGGCATGATAGGCCTTATACAGTGTCCATGGCTAATGCTGGGCCAAATACCAATGGAAGCCAGTTCTTCATCACTCTAACACCTACTCCATGGCTTGATAACAAGCACACTATATTTGGGAGAGTCACCAAAGGCATGGAAGTTATCCAGAATATCAGTAATGTGAGGACGAATCCAAAAACTGATAAACCTTATGATGAGATTCGAATTATTTCTATATCTGTCAAGTAA